A genome region from Pseudomonas helmanticensis includes the following:
- a CDS encoding DUF1127 domain-containing protein encodes MNGLSDVRLTLHSQELEAGQKDNAWHAAMRNAPSGLSRWELFWHRLHTRKALLSLTPDQLKDIGLTREQALEEGLKPFWRI; translated from the coding sequence ATGAACGGCTTGAGCGATGTGCGGCTGACGTTACACAGTCAGGAACTGGAGGCAGGGCAGAAGGACAATGCGTGGCATGCGGCGATGCGCAACGCGCCGTCCGGCCTGAGTCGCTGGGAACTGTTCTGGCATCGTCTGCACACACGCAAGGCGTTGCTGAGCCTCACGCCGGACCAGCTCAAGGATATCGGGCTGACGCGTGAACAGGCGCTGGAGGAGGGGTTGAAGCCGTTCTGGCGGATCTGA
- a CDS encoding NAD(P)/FAD-dependent oxidoreductase encodes MTARADTPASQPHVASYYAASSLPQPDRPLLQGDVVADVCVVGGGFSGLNTALELAERGLSVVLLEAHKIGWGASGRNGGQLIRGVGHGLDQFANVIGSDGVREMKLMGLEAVEIVRQRVERFQIACDLTWGYCDLANKPSDLAGFAEDAEELRSLGYRYETRLLQASEMHSVVGSKRYIGGLIDMGSGHLHPLNLALGEAAAAQQLGVKLFEHSAVTRIDYGPEVKVHTAQGSVRAKTLVLGCNAYLNDLNPQLSGKVLPAGSYIIATEPLSEEQAHNLLPQNMAVCDQRVALDYYRLSADRRLLFGGACHYSGRDPKDIAAYMQPKMLEVFPQLTGVKIDYQWGGMIGIGANRLPQIGRLADQPNVYYAQAYSGHGVNATHLAGKLLAEAISGQHSGGFDLFAKVPHITFPGGKHLRSPLLALGMLWHRMKELV; translated from the coding sequence ATGACCGCCCGCGCCGACACCCCCGCGAGCCAACCCCACGTTGCCTCTTACTACGCCGCCAGCAGCTTGCCGCAACCGGATCGTCCGCTGCTGCAAGGTGACGTGGTGGCCGACGTCTGCGTGGTCGGTGGCGGCTTTTCCGGGTTGAACACGGCACTGGAACTGGCCGAACGCGGCCTCAGCGTGGTGTTGCTGGAAGCGCACAAGATCGGCTGGGGCGCCAGCGGTCGCAATGGCGGCCAGCTGATTCGCGGGGTCGGCCATGGCCTCGATCAGTTCGCCAATGTCATCGGCAGCGACGGCGTACGCGAGATGAAACTGATGGGCCTGGAAGCGGTGGAAATCGTCCGCCAGCGCGTCGAGCGTTTTCAGATTGCCTGCGACCTGACCTGGGGCTACTGCGATCTCGCCAACAAGCCCAGCGACCTTGCAGGTTTTGCCGAAGACGCCGAAGAACTGCGCAGCCTCGGTTATCGCTACGAAACCCGTTTGCTGCAAGCCAGCGAGATGCACAGCGTAGTCGGTTCCAAACGCTATATCGGTGGATTGATCGACATGGGTTCCGGGCATCTGCATCCGCTCAACCTGGCGTTGGGCGAAGCGGCAGCGGCGCAGCAACTGGGCGTCAAACTGTTTGAACACTCTGCCGTCACCCGCATCGACTATGGCCCCGAAGTCAAAGTGCACACGGCCCAGGGTTCGGTTCGCGCCAAGACGCTGGTGCTCGGCTGCAACGCCTATCTGAATGATCTCAATCCGCAACTCAGCGGCAAGGTGCTGCCCGCCGGCAGCTACATCATCGCCACCGAACCGTTGAGCGAAGAACAGGCGCACAACCTGCTGCCGCAGAACATGGCGGTGTGTGATCAGCGGGTAGCGCTGGATTACTACCGACTCTCGGCTGACCGGCGCTTGCTGTTTGGCGGTGCTTGCCATTATTCGGGACGTGATCCGAAAGACATCGCGGCGTACATGCAGCCGAAGATGCTCGAAGTCTTCCCGCAACTCACTGGGGTGAAAATCGACTATCAGTGGGGTGGCATGATCGGCATCGGCGCCAACCGTTTGCCGCAGATTGGCCGACTCGCCGATCAACCGAACGTGTATTACGCCCAGGCGTACTCCGGGCACGGGGTGAATGCCACGCACCTGGCGGGCAAGTTGCTCGCCGAGGCGATCAGCGGCCAGCACAGCGGTGGCTTTGATCTGTTTGCCAAGGTGCCACACATCACTTTCCCGGGCGGCAAGCATCTGCGTTCGCCGCTGCTGGCGTTGGGGATGTTGTGGCATCGGATGAAAGAGTTGGTCTGA
- a CDS encoding YkgJ family cysteine cluster protein, translated as MSCNSQTVRTLRQQIPSFECVPGCHDCCGPVTTSPEEMSRLPRKTRAEQDAAMDELNCVHLGPNGCTVYEERPLICRLFGTTKTLPCPNERRPVELIHPRVEKQIFEYMAANRQVLV; from the coding sequence ATGAGCTGCAACAGCCAGACAGTCCGCACCTTGCGCCAGCAGATCCCCTCGTTCGAGTGCGTGCCCGGCTGCCACGATTGCTGCGGGCCGGTGACCACCTCGCCGGAAGAAATGTCGCGCCTGCCGCGCAAGACCCGCGCCGAACAGGATGCGGCGATGGATGAGCTGAACTGTGTGCACCTGGGGCCGAATGGCTGCACGGTGTATGAGGAGCGGCCGCTGATTTGCCGGTTGTTCGGCACGACCAAAACCTTGCCTTGCCCGAATGAGCGGCGGCCGGTTGAACTGATTCATCCGCGGGTCGAGAAGCAGATTTTCGAGTACATGGCGGCGAATCGGCAGGTGTTGGTTTAA
- a CDS encoding Lrp/AsnC ligand binding domain-containing protein produces the protein MRTNTQTKRELDKIDRNILRILQADGRISFTELGEKVGLSTTPCTERVRRLEREGIIMGYNARLNPQHLKGSLLVFVEISLDYKSGDTFEEFRRAVLKLPHVLECHLVSGDFDYLVKARISEMASYRKLLGDILLKLPHVRESKSYIVMEEVKESLSLPIPD, from the coding sequence ATGCGTACCAACACTCAGACCAAACGTGAGCTGGACAAGATCGACCGCAACATCTTGCGGATCCTGCAGGCGGACGGGCGGATTTCCTTTACCGAACTTGGGGAAAAGGTCGGTCTCTCCACCACGCCGTGCACCGAGCGAGTGCGACGTCTGGAGCGCGAAGGCATCATCATGGGCTACAACGCCCGGCTGAACCCGCAGCATTTGAAGGGTAGCTTGCTGGTGTTCGTCGAGATCAGCCTCGACTACAAATCCGGCGACACCTTCGAGGAGTTCCGCCGCGCGGTGCTGAAATTGCCGCACGTACTGGAATGTCATTTGGTGTCAGGGGATTTCGATTACCTGGTGAAGGCGCGGATTTCCGAGATGGCCTCGTACCGCAAGCTGCTGGGCGACATTCTGCTGAAGCTGCCGCATGTGCGGGAGTCGAAGAGTTATATCGTCATGGAAGAGGTTAAGGAGAGCTTGAGCCTGCCGATTCCGGACTGA
- the dadA gene encoding D-amino acid dehydrogenase, with amino-acid sequence MRVMVLGSGVIGTASAYYLARAGFEVVVVDRQPAAAMETSFANAGQVSPGYASPWAAPGVPLKAIKWLLQRHAPLAIKATADIDQYLWMAQMLRNCTANRYAVNKERMVRLSEYSRDCLDELRAETGIAYEGRSLGTTQLFRTQAQLDGAAKDIAVLKESGVPFELLDRAGIARVEPALASVTDILAGALRLPNDQTGDCQMFTTRLAEMAVKLGVEFRFGQDIQKLDYAGDRINGVWIDGKLETADRYVLALGSYSPQVLKPLGIKAPVYPLKGYSLTVPITNPAMAPTSTILDETYKVAITRFDNRIRVGGMAEIAGFDLSLNPRRRETLEMIVNDLYPQGGNLAEASFWTGLRPTTPDGTPIVGATPFKNLFLNTGHGTLGWTMACGSGRLLADLMAKKKPQISAEGLDISRYGNKIQESAKHVNPAPAHQ; translated from the coding sequence ATGCGCGTAATGGTCTTGGGTAGCGGCGTCATCGGTACCGCCAGTGCTTACTATCTGGCCCGTGCCGGGTTTGAAGTGGTGGTGGTCGACCGGCAGCCTGCTGCGGCCATGGAGACCAGTTTCGCCAACGCCGGCCAGGTCTCGCCGGGCTACGCCTCGCCGTGGGCCGCGCCGGGCGTGCCGCTGAAGGCGATCAAGTGGCTGCTGCAACGCCACGCCCCTCTCGCGATCAAGGCCACCGCCGACATCGACCAGTACCTGTGGATGGCGCAGATGCTGCGCAACTGCACCGCCAACCGTTACGCGGTGAACAAGGAACGCATGGTGCGCCTGTCCGAGTACAGCCGCGACTGCCTCGACGAATTGCGCGCCGAAACCGGCATCGCCTACGAAGGCCGCAGCCTCGGTACGACCCAGCTGTTCCGCACTCAGGCGCAGCTTGACGGCGCCGCCAAAGACATCGCCGTGCTGAAAGAATCCGGCGTGCCGTTTGAACTGCTCGACCGCGCCGGCATTGCCCGCGTCGAGCCGGCGCTGGCCAGCGTCACCGACATCCTCGCCGGTGCCCTGCGCCTGCCGAACGACCAGACTGGCGACTGCCAGATGTTCACCACGCGTCTCGCCGAAATGGCCGTGAAGCTCGGTGTCGAATTCCGCTTCGGCCAGGACATCCAGAAACTCGACTACGCCGGTGATCGCATCAACGGCGTGTGGATCGACGGCAAGCTGGAAACCGCTGACCGCTACGTGCTGGCCCTCGGCAGCTACTCGCCGCAAGTGCTCAAGCCGCTGGGCATCAAAGCCCCGGTGTATCCGCTCAAGGGTTACTCGCTGACCGTGCCGATCACCAATCCGGCAATGGCGCCGACCTCGACCATTCTCGACGAGACCTACAAGGTCGCGATCACCCGTTTCGACAACCGCATCCGCGTTGGCGGCATGGCCGAGATCGCCGGTTTTGACCTGTCGCTGAACCCGCGTCGACGCGAAACCCTGGAGATGATCGTCAACGACCTTTATCCTCAGGGCGGCAATCTGGCCGAGGCGAGTTTCTGGACCGGCCTGCGTCCGACCACGCCGGATGGCACGCCGATCGTTGGCGCCACGCCGTTCAAGAATCTGTTCCTCAACACCGGTCACGGCACCCTCGGTTGGACCATGGCGTGCGGTTCCGGTCGTTTGCTGGCCGACCTGATGGCGAAGAAAAAGCCGCAGATCAGCGCCGAAGGCCTCGATATTTCCCGTTACGGCAACAAAATTCAGGAGTCCGCAAAACATGTCAATCCAGCGCCAGCTCACCAATGA
- a CDS encoding RidA family protein, translated as MSIQRQLTNERMSQIVSHNGTVYLAGQVGDDFDAGIEQQTRDVLANIERLLDLAGTDKQHLLSATIYLNDIEAHFAGMNSVWDQWLPKGAAPARATVEAKMAKPSILVEISIVAALP; from the coding sequence ATGTCAATCCAGCGCCAGCTCACCAATGAGCGCATGAGTCAGATCGTCAGCCACAACGGCACCGTGTATCTGGCCGGGCAGGTCGGCGACGACTTCGACGCCGGGATTGAACAGCAGACCCGCGACGTGTTGGCCAACATCGAGCGTTTGCTTGATCTGGCTGGTACCGACAAACAGCACCTGTTGTCGGCGACGATTTACCTGAACGACATCGAGGCGCACTTCGCCGGGATGAACTCGGTGTGGGATCAGTGGCTGCCGAAAGGCGCAGCCCCGGCCCGCGCCACCGTCGAAGCAAAAATGGCCAAGCCGAGCATTCTGGTAGAAATCTCTATCGTCGCCGCGCTGCCGTAA
- the alr gene encoding alanine racemase, whose translation MRPARALIDLQALRHNYRIAREVTGAKALAVIKADAYGHGAVRCAQALEAEADGFAVACIEEALELRAAGIRAPVLLLEGIFEADELALIVEHDFWTVVHSLWQLEAIEQAALSKPITVWLKLDSGMHRVGLHPKDYAVAYQRLLASGKVAKIVLMSHFARADELHAQSSTEQVAVFEAARQGLAAEVSLRNSPAVLGWPQIHSDWVRPGIMLYGATPFEEANAVADRLQPVMTLESKVICVRELPAGEPVGYGAKFITDKPMRIGVVAMGYADGYPRQAPTGTPVLVAGKRSRILGRVSMDMLCIDLTDVPEADLASPVELWGKNILASEVAQWADTIPYQIFCNLRRVPRLYSEG comes from the coding sequence ATGCGTCCTGCCCGTGCCCTGATCGACCTTCAAGCCCTGCGCCACAACTATCGAATTGCCCGCGAAGTCACCGGCGCCAAGGCGCTTGCGGTGATCAAGGCCGATGCCTACGGCCATGGCGCGGTGCGTTGCGCCCAGGCGCTGGAAGCCGAGGCCGATGGTTTTGCCGTCGCCTGCATCGAGGAAGCGCTGGAGCTGCGCGCCGCCGGCATTCGTGCGCCGGTGTTGTTGCTGGAAGGGATTTTCGAGGCCGATGAGCTGGCGCTGATCGTCGAGCATGATTTCTGGACGGTGGTGCACTCGCTCTGGCAGCTCGAAGCTATCGAGCAGGCCGCGCTGAGCAAGCCGATCACGGTGTGGCTGAAGCTTGATTCGGGCATGCACCGCGTCGGTCTGCACCCCAAGGATTACGCGGTGGCCTATCAGCGTCTGCTGGCCAGCGGCAAAGTGGCGAAAATCGTCTTGATGAGCCACTTCGCCCGCGCCGATGAACTGCACGCGCAGAGCAGCACCGAACAAGTGGCGGTGTTTGAAGCGGCGCGTCAGGGCCTGGCGGCGGAAGTCAGCCTGCGCAATTCGCCTGCCGTACTCGGCTGGCCGCAGATTCACAGCGACTGGGTGCGCCCGGGCATCATGCTTTACGGCGCGACCCCGTTCGAAGAAGCCAACGCCGTGGCCGATCGTCTGCAACCGGTGATGACTCTGGAATCGAAAGTCATCTGCGTGCGTGAACTGCCGGCCGGTGAGCCTGTCGGTTACGGCGCCAAGTTTATCACCGACAAACCGATGCGTATCGGCGTGGTCGCCATGGGTTACGCCGACGGCTACCCGCGTCAGGCGCCGACCGGTACACCGGTTTTGGTGGCTGGCAAGCGCAGTCGCATTCTCGGTCGCGTATCGATGGACATGCTGTGCATCGACCTGACTGATGTGCCGGAAGCCGACCTCGCTTCGCCTGTCGAACTGTGGGGCAAAAACATCCTCGCCAGCGAAGTGGCGCAGTGGGCCGACACTATTCCGTACCAGATTTTCTGCAACCTGCGCCGGGTGCCAAGGCTCTATTCCGAGGGTTGA
- a CDS encoding cupin domain-containing protein has product MDVGERLQSIRKLKGLSQRELAKRAGVTNSTISMIEKNSVSPSISSLRKVLGGIPMSMVEFFSEEILQEIPTQIVYKANELIDISDGAVTMKLVGRAHPSRAIAFLNEIYPPGADTGEEMLTHEGEETGILVEGRLELVVGLETFILEAGDSYYFESTKPHRFRNPFDLPARLISAATPANF; this is encoded by the coding sequence TTGGACGTCGGTGAACGACTGCAATCGATCCGCAAGCTCAAAGGGCTTTCCCAGCGTGAACTCGCCAAACGCGCGGGCGTCACCAACAGCACCATTTCGATGATCGAAAAGAACAGCGTCAGCCCTTCGATCAGTTCGCTGAGGAAGGTTCTGGGCGGGATTCCCATGTCCATGGTCGAATTCTTTTCCGAAGAAATCCTGCAGGAAATTCCGACCCAGATCGTCTACAAGGCCAACGAGCTGATCGACATTTCCGACGGCGCCGTGACCATGAAACTGGTCGGCCGCGCGCACCCCAGCCGAGCCATCGCGTTTCTCAATGAAATCTACCCGCCAGGCGCCGATACCGGCGAAGAAATGCTCACCCATGAAGGCGAGGAAACCGGGATTCTGGTGGAGGGTCGCCTGGAACTGGTGGTGGGTCTGGAAACTTTTATTCTCGAAGCCGGCGACAGCTACTACTTTGAAAGTACCAAGCCGCATCGTTTCCGTAATCCGTTCGACTTGCCTGCGCGACTAATCAGCGCAGCCACGCCGGCGAATTTCTAA
- a CDS encoding c-type cytochrome, translating to MKMLAAPATVLALWAVSAQAATNDDIAKRLEPVGQVCVQGQECKGMEVAATAGGGGGAKTPDEVIAKHCNACHGTGLLGAPKIGDAAAWKDRADHQGGLDGLLAKAITGLNAMPPKGTCADCSDDELKGAIQKMSGLK from the coding sequence ATGAAAATGCTGGCTGCACCAGCAACCGTATTGGCCCTCTGGGCTGTCAGCGCTCAAGCTGCGACGAATGACGACATTGCCAAACGCCTCGAGCCTGTCGGCCAGGTGTGTGTTCAAGGGCAGGAATGCAAGGGGATGGAAGTGGCGGCAACCGCCGGCGGCGGTGGCGGGGCCAAGACTCCGGACGAAGTGATTGCCAAACATTGCAACGCTTGCCACGGTACCGGCCTGTTGGGCGCACCGAAAATCGGTGACGCGGCAGCCTGGAAAGACCGTGCCGATCACCAGGGCGGCCTCGACGGTCTGCTGGCCAAGGCCATTACCGGCCTGAACGCGATGCCGCCGAAAGGCACCTGCGCTGACTGCTCGGATGACGAGCTCAAAGGCGCTATCCAGAAAATGTCCGGCCTGAAATAA
- a CDS encoding acetyl-CoA hydrolase/transferase C-terminal domain-containing protein, whose protein sequence is MVQLCSIEQAVDDVIARLPAHIRMGMPLGLGKPNHFVNALYRRIAKLPERQLTIYTALCLGRPNLGDGLQKRFIEPFVERVFGDYPEFDFLADLHHDSLPANIRIEQFFMQPGSLLNSAPAQQDYVSSNYSHAARDINAAGLNLVAQLLASSSEHPDRLSLSCNPDITLDLLPMITTRRDAGETILLVGQVHTDLPYMPGDAEVDIDTFDLLIDEKDSSTLFSTPNMPVGFQDHFIGLHASTLVRDGGTLQIGIGSMGDALTAALLARQADNAGYLALLHDINLSQWAQLIEREGGTGPFAKGLYGCSEMFVNGLLVLADAGIIRRKVYPDVPTQEQANAGTLDEAAQTDGISVHGGFFLGPRSFYERLRELPQSKRLEFNMTRISYINELYGQEELKRLQRLDARFINTVFTMTLLGAGVADQLEDGRVLSGVGGQYNFVAQGHALHDARSILILRSWRESGGDISSNIVWEYGHCTIPRHLRDIVVTEYGIADLRGKTDAVVIESLLNISDSRFQQGLIEQAQKVGKLPKDFRLDPRFADNTPQRLQAIAARHPNLFPEYPLGCDFTAIERDLLRALNWLKSKFKLTEILELGKAALDAPEASLYPEHLQRMQLTNPDGLKEDLFQRLLLTGLKATTQTP, encoded by the coding sequence ATGGTGCAGTTGTGTTCGATCGAACAGGCAGTGGACGACGTGATCGCACGGTTACCGGCGCATATCCGCATGGGCATGCCGCTGGGGCTCGGCAAACCCAATCACTTCGTCAACGCACTGTACCGGCGTATCGCCAAACTGCCGGAGCGGCAACTCACCATCTACACCGCGCTGTGCCTGGGCCGCCCGAATCTGGGCGATGGTTTGCAGAAGCGCTTTATCGAACCCTTCGTCGAGCGCGTCTTCGGTGATTACCCGGAATTCGATTTCCTCGCCGACCTGCACCACGACAGCCTGCCCGCCAATATCCGTATCGAACAGTTCTTCATGCAGCCCGGCAGCCTGCTCAACAGCGCGCCGGCCCAGCAGGATTACGTCAGCAGCAATTACAGCCACGCCGCGCGCGACATCAACGCCGCCGGGCTGAATCTGGTGGCGCAATTGCTCGCCAGCAGCAGCGAACACCCGGATCGCCTGAGCCTGAGCTGCAACCCGGACATCACCCTCGACCTGTTGCCGATGATCACCACGCGTCGCGACGCCGGGGAGACGATTCTGCTGGTCGGCCAGGTGCACACCGATCTGCCGTACATGCCTGGTGATGCCGAAGTCGATATCGACACCTTCGACCTGCTGATCGATGAGAAGGACAGCAGCACGCTGTTTTCCACGCCGAACATGCCGGTGGGGTTTCAGGATCATTTCATTGGTTTGCACGCGAGTACGCTGGTGCGTGACGGCGGCACGTTACAGATCGGCATCGGCTCGATGGGTGATGCACTGACAGCCGCGCTGCTCGCACGTCAGGCGGATAACGCCGGTTACCTGGCCTTGCTGCATGACATCAACCTGAGCCAATGGGCGCAACTGATCGAGCGCGAAGGCGGCACCGGGCCGTTTGCCAAAGGCCTCTACGGTTGCAGCGAGATGTTCGTCAACGGCCTGCTGGTATTGGCGGATGCCGGGATCATTCGGCGCAAGGTCTACCCTGATGTGCCGACGCAGGAGCAGGCCAACGCTGGCACCCTCGACGAAGCCGCGCAAACTGACGGCATCTCGGTGCACGGCGGTTTCTTCCTCGGCCCGCGCAGTTTCTACGAGCGCCTGCGCGAGTTACCACAAAGCAAGCGCCTCGAATTCAACATGACCCGCATCAGCTACATCAACGAGCTCTACGGGCAGGAAGAACTCAAGCGTTTACAGCGCCTCGACGCGCGATTCATCAACACCGTGTTCACCATGACCCTGCTTGGCGCTGGCGTGGCGGATCAACTGGAAGACGGGCGGGTGCTTAGCGGTGTTGGCGGGCAGTACAACTTTGTGGCGCAGGGGCATGCGTTGCATGATGCGCGCTCGATTCTGATCCTGCGCAGTTGGCGAGAATCGGGTGGCGATATCAGCTCGAACATTGTCTGGGAATACGGCCACTGCACGATTCCACGGCATCTGCGCGATATCGTCGTGACCGAATACGGCATCGCTGATCTGCGCGGCAAAACCGATGCCGTAGTGATCGAGTCGCTGCTGAACATCAGCGACTCACGCTTCCAGCAAGGCTTGATCGAGCAAGCGCAAAAGGTCGGCAAACTGCCAAAGGATTTCCGCCTCGATCCGCGCTTCGCCGACAACACGCCACAGCGTTTGCAAGCGATCGCCGCACGGCATCCGAACCTGTTTCCGGAGTATCCGCTGGGTTGTGATTTCACTGCGATCGAACGGGATTTGTTGCGCGCGCTGAACTGGCTGAAAAGCAAATTCAAACTCACCGAGATTCTGGAACTGGGCAAAGCCGCCCTCGATGCACCGGAGGCGTCGCTGTATCCTGAACATCTTCAACGCATGCAACTGACAAATCCGGACGGCCTGAAAGAAGACCTGTTCCAGCGCCTGCTCCTCACCGGCCTGAAAGCCACCACCCAAACCCCGTAG
- a CDS encoding xanthine phosphoribosyltransferase — MEALQQKIREQGIVLSDQVLKVDAFLNHQIDPALMKLIGDEFASLFKDSGITKIVTIEASGIAPAIMTGLNLGVPVIFARKQQSLTLTENLLSATVYSFTKKTESTVAISPRHLTSSDRVLIIDDFLANGKASQALISIIKQAGATVAGLGIVIEKSFQGGRAELDSQGYRVESLARVKSLTGGVVTFIE; from the coding sequence ATGGAAGCATTGCAGCAGAAAATCCGCGAACAAGGCATTGTGCTTTCCGACCAGGTCCTGAAGGTCGACGCCTTCCTGAACCACCAGATCGACCCGGCCCTGATGAAGCTGATCGGCGACGAATTCGCCTCGCTGTTCAAGGATTCGGGCATCACCAAGATCGTCACCATCGAAGCCTCGGGCATCGCCCCGGCGATCATGACCGGTCTGAACCTTGGCGTGCCGGTGATCTTCGCCCGCAAACAACAGTCCCTGACCCTGACTGAAAATCTGCTGTCGGCGACCGTTTACTCGTTCACCAAAAAGACCGAAAGCACCGTGGCGATCTCCCCGCGCCACCTGACCAGCAGCGACCGCGTGCTGATCATCGACGACTTCCTGGCCAACGGTAAGGCCTCGCAAGCGCTGATTTCGATCATCAAACAGGCCGGCGCCACCGTTGCCGGTTTGGGTATCGTCATCGAGAAGTCGTTCCAGGGCGGCCGCGCCGAGCTGGACTCGCAGGGCTACCGCGTCGAATCACTGGCCCGGGTGAAATCGCTGACGGGTGGCGTCGTCACCTTCATCGAATAA
- the rep gene encoding DNA helicase Rep: MSRLNPRQQEAVNYVGGPLLVLAGAGSGKTSVITRKIAHLVQNCGIRAQYIVAMTFTNKAAREMKERVGTLLRAGEGRGLTVCTFHNLGLNIIRKEHARLGYKPGFSIFDETDVKALMTDIMQKEYAGEDGVDEIKNMIGAWKNDLILPPQALENARNPKEQTAAIVYTHYQRTLKAFNAVDFDDLILLPVKLFEEHADILEKWQNKVRYLLVDEYQDTNASQYLLVKMLIGTRNQFTVVGDDDQSIYAWRGARPENLMLLKDDYPSLKVVMLEQNYRSTSRILRCANVLISNNPHEFEKQLWSEMGHGDEIRVIRCRNEDAEAERVAMEILSLHLRTDRPYSDFAILYRGNYQAKLIELKLQHHQVPYRLSGGNSFFGRQEVKDLMAYFRLIVNPDDDNAFLRVINVPRREIGSTTLEKLGNYATERKISMYAATDEIGLGEHLDSRFTDRLSRFKRFMDKVREQCAGEDPISALRSMVMDIDYENWLRTNSSSDKAADYRMSNVWFLIEALKNTLEKDEEGEMTVEDAIGKLVLRDMLERQQEEEDGAEGVQMMTLHASKGLEFPYVFIMGMEEEILPHRSSIEADTIEEERRLAYVGITRARQTLAFTFAAKRKQYGEIIDCAPSRFLDELPPDDLAWEGNDDTPTEVKVVRGNSALADIRAMLKR, from the coding sequence ATGTCCCGACTCAATCCCCGGCAGCAAGAAGCCGTGAACTACGTCGGCGGCCCTCTATTGGTGCTCGCCGGTGCTGGCTCCGGCAAGACCAGCGTGATCACCCGCAAGATCGCGCACCTGGTTCAGAACTGCGGCATCCGCGCCCAGTACATCGTCGCCATGACCTTTACCAACAAGGCCGCGCGCGAGATGAAAGAGCGGGTTGGCACGTTGCTGCGGGCCGGCGAAGGGCGTGGCCTGACGGTCTGCACCTTCCACAACCTCGGCTTGAATATCATCCGCAAGGAACACGCGCGACTGGGCTACAAACCCGGTTTCTCGATCTTTGACGAGACCGATGTAAAAGCGCTGATGACCGACATCATGCAGAAGGAATACGCGGGCGAAGACGGCGTCGACGAGATCAAGAACATGATCGGCGCCTGGAAAAACGACCTGATCCTGCCGCCTCAGGCGCTGGAGAACGCGCGTAATCCCAAGGAACAGACTGCCGCCATCGTTTACACCCACTATCAGCGCACACTAAAAGCGTTCAACGCGGTGGACTTCGACGACCTGATCCTGCTGCCGGTAAAACTCTTCGAAGAGCACGCCGACATTCTCGAAAAGTGGCAGAACAAGGTGCGTTACCTGCTGGTCGACGAATACCAGGACACCAACGCCAGCCAATACCTGCTGGTGAAAATGCTCATCGGCACGCGCAACCAGTTCACCGTGGTCGGCGACGACGACCAGTCGATCTACGCCTGGCGCGGTGCGCGGCCAGAAAACCTGATGCTGCTCAAGGACGACTATCCATCGCTGAAAGTGGTGATGCTCGAGCAGAACTATCGCTCGACGAGTCGCATCCTGCGCTGCGCCAACGTGCTGATCTCGAACAACCCGCACGAATTCGAAAAGCAGCTGTGGAGTGAAATGGGCCACGGTGACGAGATCCGCGTGATCCGCTGCCGCAACGAGGACGCCGAAGCCGAGCGCGTGGCCATGGAAATCCTCAGCCTGCACCTGCGCACCGACCGCCCGTACAGCGATTTTGCCATCCTCTATCGCGGTAACTATCAGGCCAAGCTGATCGAGCTGAAGTTGCAGCATCACCAGGTGCCGTACCGCTTGAGCGGCGGTAACAGCTTCTTCGGCCGCCAGGAAGTGAAAGACCTGATGGCGTACTTCCGCCTGATCGTCAACCCGGATGACGACAACGCCTTCCTGCGCGTAATCAACGTGCCGCGCCGCGAAATCGGTTCGACCACCCTGGAAAAACTCGGCAACTACGCCACCGAACGCAAAATCTCGATGTACGCCGCCACCGACGAAATCGGTCTGGGCGAACATCTCGACAGCCGCTTCACCGATCGCCTGTCGCGCTTCAAGCGTTTCATGGACAAAGTACGCGAGCAGTGCGCCGGCGAAGACCCGATCTCTGCCCTGCGCAGCATGGTCATGGATATCGACTACGAGAACTGGCTGCGCACCAACAGCTCCAGCGACAAGGCTGCCGATTACCGGATGAGCAACGTCTGGTTCCTGATCGAGGCATTGAAAAACACCCTCGAAAAGGACGAAGAAGGCGAAATGACCGTCGAGGACGCCATCGGCAAACTGGTCCTGCGCGACATGCTCGAACGTCAGCAGGAAGAGGAAGACGGTGCCGAAGGCGTGCAGATGATGACCTTGCATGCGTCCAAAGGTCTGGAATTCCCTTACGTGTTCATCATGGGCATGGAAGAGGAAATCCTCCCGCACCGTTCCAGCATCGAAGCCGACACCATCGAAGAAGAACGCCGCCTGGCCTACGTGGGCATCACCCGCGCGCGCCAGACCCTGGCTTTCACCTTCGCCGCCAAGCGCAAGCAGTACGGCGAGATCATCGACTGCGCGCCGAGCCGCTTCCTCGATGAGCTGCCGCCGGACGATCTGGCCTGGGAAGGCAACGACGACACACCGACCGAAGTCAAAGTCGTGCGCGGCAATAGCGCATTGGCTGATATACGCGCGATGTTAAAGCGCTAG